The Mycobacterium sp. 3519A genome contains a region encoding:
- a CDS encoding YciI family protein — protein MSRYMLIMRSTPEAEQAMAEQNIDFDQIIESMGRYNEELIKAGVMLAGEGLTGPEEGFVVDFDADPPVVTDGPYTEAKELFNGFWIIDVSSKEEAKQWARKCPLGPGVKLEVRRVSEAEEFAPDNPWIKKEIQWRADLAQKIADQAAKAAGR, from the coding sequence ATGTCGCGCTACATGCTGATCATGCGGTCCACCCCAGAGGCCGAGCAGGCCATGGCCGAGCAGAACATCGACTTCGACCAGATCATCGAGTCGATGGGCCGCTACAACGAGGAGCTCATCAAGGCCGGTGTGATGCTGGCCGGCGAGGGTCTGACGGGACCCGAGGAGGGTTTCGTCGTCGACTTCGACGCCGACCCGCCGGTGGTCACCGATGGCCCGTACACCGAGGCCAAGGAGTTGTTCAACGGGTTCTGGATCATCGACGTGTCGTCGAAGGAAGAGGCCAAGCAGTGGGCGCGGAAGTGCCCGCTGGGCCCTGGCGTCAAGCTCGAGGTGCGGCGGGTGTCCGAGGCCGAGGAGTTCGCCCCGGACAACCCGTGGATCAAGAAGGAGATCCAGTGGCGGGCCGACCTGGCGCAGAAGATCGCCGATCAGGCGGCCAAGGCGGCGGGCC